From Cotesia glomerata isolate CgM1 linkage group LG2, MPM_Cglom_v2.3, whole genome shotgun sequence, a single genomic window includes:
- the LOC123258788 gene encoding uncharacterized protein LOC123258788, whose product MDAVKILSILLTLTTTTSAFIVYDCGAAATNFTTLSLVNIKECEKPITTPNITRTNIQLIQTVEYSHTKIIQYKIEIKRSIYYCGSWSHIATVANPHIEYIEEISRPYCQDIHKTRTHFMYDTAIRDIQPNGTTTRSILFAGKADNSGNCEGEKYSDPYGTYSDVVVQGQIKITIRDYLAPINFKENSVILKSGIRCWYGSEKCLDTEGGYTFWDIIKKDDCETERFKVIYQGQAQRIRDSSGNKTDEFFAVTSNQITFALTKQETLSVCGHKFLRTEEPRLFIIENDDNDFF is encoded by the coding sequence ATGGACGCGGTCAAGATTTTGTCCATCTTATTGACGCTAACCACAACAACAAGTGCATTCATCGTATATGATTGCGGCGCGGCAGCGACAAACTTTACTACATTGTCATTAGTCAACATAAAAGAATGCGAAAAACCCATAACGACACCCAACATAACAAGAACTAATATTCAGCTCATACAGACAGTAGAGTATTCGCAtactaaaataattcaatataaaattgaaattaaaagatcaatttattattgcgGTTCTTGGAGTCACATAGCGACAGTAGCAAATCCCCACATAGAATACATAGAAGAGATATCAAGACCTTACTGTCAGGATATACATAAAACCAGGACACATTTTATGTACGATACAGCAATTAGAGACATACAGCCTAACGGAACGACGACAAGATCGATACTCTTCGCAGGTAAAGCAGACAACTCCGGAAACTGTGAAGGAGAAAAATATTCGGATCCGTACGGAACGTATTCAGATGTAGTGGTACAaggacaaataaaaataacaattcgAGACTATTTAGCTCCAATAAACTTCAAAGAAAACAGTGTAATCCTAAAATCAGGAATAAGATGCTGGTATGGATCAGAAAAATGTTTAGATACAGAAGGCGGATACACATTCTGGGACATCATAAAGAAAGACGACTGCGAAACAGAACGATTCAAAGTAATTTATCAAGGTCAAGCGCAAAGAATTAGAGATAGTTCAGGAAATAAAACCGATGAATTTTTCGCAGTAACATCAAATCAAATAACATTTGCTCTAACAAAACAAGAGACACTCTCAGTATGTGGTCACAAATTTTTACGCACAGAAGAACCCAGATTATTCATAATAGAGAATGACgacaatgattttttttaa